The following coding sequences are from one Salvia hispanica cultivar TCC Black 2014 chromosome 3, UniMelb_Shisp_WGS_1.0, whole genome shotgun sequence window:
- the LOC125215450 gene encoding auxin response factor 9-like, with translation MANWGSVSQQQQHGFSAEGVSGKDALYEELWRGCAGPLVDVPKSGERVYYFPQGHMEQLEASTNQELNQRIPMFNLPPKILCRVFNIQLLAEKDTDEVYAQITLMPESDQSEPRSPDSPIDEPPRPAVHSFCKVLTASDTSTHGGFSVLRKHANECLPPLDMSQQTPTQELIAKDLHGNEWQFKHIFRGQPRRHLLTTGWSTFVTSKRIVAGDSFVFLRGETGELRVGVRRHARQQISIPSSVISSQSMHLGVLATASHAVMTQTIFVVYYKPRTSQFIIGLNKYLEAINHDFGVGMRFKMRFEGDDSPERRFSGTIVGVEDMSPHWNDSKWRTLKVQWDEPASIPRPERVSPWEIEPFVASIPPTLVQPPTMKNKRLRPHIEIAAPETITSSASPTWNLAHDGHQINHSFEGLRSSCITNSHTKQTDAGVTPMKHRNDGPSTTHMDVGWKPPVHVHAEETEESKSASVWSVISNHSAPNSGRQFSSPTTGCTDVRKPDALASCRLFGFDLKRPSVAPSRLADIPKDNSELHISSALSSADSEQKSSVSKEFRDSRQDQLQVPTKEVQSRQSNSSRSRTKVQMQGVAVGRAVDLTTLNGYDNLITELEEMFEIKGELQSRNKWEIVFTDDEGDMMLVGDDPWPEFCNMVRRIFICSSQDVKKMKANKLQ, from the exons ATGGCGAATTGGGGCTCAGTTTctcagcagcagcagcatgGTTTTTCAGCTGAAG GGGTTTCTGGTAAGGATGCGTTGTATGAGGAGCTATGGAGGGGTTGTGCAGGGCCTTTGGTGGATGTTCCTAAGTCTGGAGAAAGAGTTTACTATTTCCCACAAGGTCACATGGAGCAG TTGGAGGCATCTACAAATCAGGAATTGAATCAAAGGATACCGATGTTCAATTTGCCTCCGAAGATCCTTTGCCGAGTTTTCAACATTCAGTTACTG GCTGAAAAAGACACCGATGAAGTTTATGCACAAATTACTTTGATGCCAGAATCAGAT CAAAGCGAGCCAAGAAGTCCGGATAGTCCTATTGATGAGCCTCCTAGACCTGCAGTTCATTCGTTCTGCAAAGTTTTGACTGCTTCTGATACCAGCACGCATGGTGGATTTTCTGTCCTTCGTAAACACGCAAATGAGTGCCTCCCTCCATTG GATATGAGCCAGCAGACTCCAACACAGGAATTGATTGCCAAGGATCTACATGGAAATGAATGGCAATTCAAGCATATATTTAGAG GTCAACCTAGGAGGCATTTGCTAACTACAGGATGGAGTACATTTGTCACTTCTAAGCGTATAGTCGCTGGTGACTCTTTTGTATTTCTGAG GGGAGAGACTGGGGAATTGCGCGTTGGGGTCAGACGCCATGCTCGCCAACAGATTTCCATACCATCTTCAGTGATATCGAGTCAAAGCATGCACCTGGGAGTGCTTGCTACAGCATCACATGCTGTCATGACTCAGACCATCTTTGTTGTTTATTACAAGCCAAG GACTAGTCAGTTCATCATAGGCCTGAACAAATATCTAGAAGCCATTAATCATGACTTTGGAGTCGGCATGAGATTCAAGATGCGTTTTGAGGGAGATGATTCTCCTGAGAGAAG GTTCTCAGGAACAATTGTTGGGGTTGAAGATATGTCGCCTCACTGGAATGATTCAAAATGGAGAACATTGAAG GTTCAATGGGATGAACCAGCATCCATCCCAAGGCCAGAAAGGGTTTCTCCATGGGAGATAGAGCCATTTGTTGCATCAATACCTCCAACCCTAGTCCAGCCACCTACCATGAAGAATAAAAGGCTTCGGCCACATATTGAAATCGCTGCTCCTG AAACTATAACTTCAAGCGCATCACCTACATGGAACCTGGCTCATGATGGCCATCAAATAAATCACAGTTTTGAAGGACTAAGAAGCAGCTGCATCACTAATTCGCATACTAAACAAACAGATGCTGGCGTCACACCTATGAAACACCGCAATGATGGTCCATCAACCACTCATATGGATGTAGGGTGGAAACCTCCCGTTCATGTGCATGCTGAAGAAACTGAAGAGAGTAAAAGTGCTTCAGTTTGGTCGGTTATTTCAAACCATTCAGCTCCAAACTCAGGAAGACAGTTTAGTTCCCCTACCACTGGATGTACTGATGTGAGGAAACCAGATGCTTTGGCATCATGCAGATTGTTTGGGTTTGATTTGAAGAGGCCATCAGTAGCTCCTTCAAGATTAGCTGATATACCAAAGGATAATAGTGAACTACACATCTCAAGTGCACTATCCTCAGCTGATTCAGAACAAAAATCTAGTGTTTCAAAGGAGTTTAGAGACTCGAGGCAAGATCAGTTGCAAGTACCAACAAAGGAGGTTCAGAGTAGACAGAGCAACTCCTCCAGAAGCCGCACCAAG GTGCAAATGCAAGGGGTTGCTGTTGGTCGAGCAGTGGATTTGACAACTTTGAATGGATACGATAATCTTATAACTGAGTTGGAAGAAATGTTTGAGATTAAGGGGGAGCTGCAGTCACGAAATAAATGGGAAATTGTGTTTACGGATGATGAAGGAGACATGATGCTTGTGGGCGATGATCCGTGGCC AGAATTCTGCAACATGGTCAGGAGAATTTTCATCTGTTCTAGCCAGGATGTCAAGAAAATGAAAGCAAACAAGCTCCAATag
- the LOC125215455 gene encoding uncharacterized protein LOC125215455, protein MNPDDYDLSTSDGCRRALTRALFDAVNEAKAKFWAQMQREQAAVEARVPHPIQSQTYVPCEHDVAHERLFADYFAENPRWGPNYREDGIGRPGLTPLQKCTVAIRQLAYGTTADMFNEYLHVGDTTGRECLKKFCKLVVEAFGDTYLRRLTADDCQSLMRMHETVHDFLGMLGSIDCMHRQVEKLSDGVERPIY, encoded by the exons atgaatcccgacgACTACGATTTGAGTACATCGGATGGCTGCAGACGGGCCTTGACTCGAGCCTTGTTCGATGCCGTTAATGAAGCCAAGGCAAAATTCTGGGCACAAATGCAGCGGGAGCAGGCGGCGGTGGAGGCGCGGGTCCCTCACCCGATACAAAGTCAAACGTATGTCCCCTGCGAGCACGACGTAGCGCACGAACGTCTGTTCGCAGATTATTTTGCCGAGAATCCAAGGTGGGGCCCGAAT TATCGGGAAGACGGGATCGGCAGACCCGGACTTACGCCGTTGCagaagtgcacggttgcgatccgccagttggcctacggcacAACAGCAGATATGTTCAACGAGTACCTTCACGTCGGGGATACAACTGGCCGCGAATGTCTCAAGAAATTTTGTAAGTTAGTTGTGGAGGCTTTTGGCGACACATATTTGCGACGCCTGACTGCTGATGATTGCCAGAGCCTGATGCGGATGCACGAGACGGTGCACGACTTCCTTGGGATGCTAGGGAGCATCGACTGTATGCACCGGCAAGTGGAAAAACTGTCCGACGGCGtggagaggccaatttactag